A window of the Diabrotica undecimpunctata isolate CICGRU chromosome 1, icDiaUnde3, whole genome shotgun sequence genome harbors these coding sequences:
- the LOC140431583 gene encoding serine/threonine-protein kinase VRK1-like isoform X1 yields the protein MPRKIYEEDFYSSSTKDDPPKKKSSSGVSNSADFKQGEVVTDISGKKWKLGKTIGIGGFGEIYEASESLARGFKTDYSYVAKVEKHTSGPLFVEINCYLRIGKPHIIEDWKKEHNLKFIGMPHYVASGSCQHNNEKYRFLLLPKYKRDLGQILKEKKVFNIKTVTNICIHIIDVLEYIHSKGYVHSDIKASNIMLGNQTKSKVSNQIIHYAKPCRSRQRNVIQYNATRTLMRSTRNLRPLSAVNYVDDIPYLEEVLDIYERKKSPADFLSDDSAYSSDEMPETENNDLNQVYLVDFGLASKFLQSNGEHKEFSPDERKAHAGTVLFCSRDAHKGIPSRRSDLESLAYNMVYWLTGTLPWIEDLEQPGEVEKKKIRCFRNIKCFLDLCFNNNFPRFVLEYFEYLDKLQFTGSPDYDYCRNILRKAIKLYGYKQDSVLDFDNLEGWGIKKITASNKKIVTHFSFLKTSPLQPLNSNIVFKRPKLRKQGKDVKIQDSMMNWSKILIDPENIIRQARDRTTTEGSDPGVGLTSLDIDSMNPTQEMLNIFNKCMERETSPRYKTESVVPDNVEGYTPAMMSVYAKILERKELEAVMVKSNNDRQVSNRRGCRKGVKRSEKPLEKDVEPKSKPKARKKDSSSQKTKKGRSVPTRRYYRLRG from the exons ATGCCTAGAAAGATATATGAGGAAGATTTCTATTCTTCATCTACTAAGGATGATCCACCCAAAAAGAAAAGTTCTAGTGGAGTGTCCAATTCAGCTGATTTTAAGCAAGGGGAAGTAGTAACAGATATTAGTGGAAAAAAGTGGAAGTTAGGTAAAACCATCGGCATTGGCGGATTTGGTGAAATTTATGAAGCATCTGAAAGTTTAGCCAGAGGATTTAAGACTGACTATTCCTATGTGGCTAAGGTTGAAAAGCACACAAGTGGTCCTTTATTTGTAGAAATAAACTGTTATCTTAGGATTGGAAAGCCTCATATAA ttgaAGACTGGAAGAAAGAACACAATTTAAAATTCATAGGAATGCCACATTATGTAGCTTCTGGCTCATGTCAAcataataatgaaaaatatcGCTTCCTTTTATTGCCAAAATATAAAAGAGATCTTGGCCAAATTCttaaagaaaagaaagtgttTAACATAAAAACTGTAACAAACATATGCATACACATTATAGATGTTTTAGAATATATTCATAGTAAGGGTTATGTTCATTCAGATATAAAGGCATCTAATATAATGTTGGGTAACCAAACTAAATCAAAAGTATCAAATCAAATAATACACTATGCCAAACCGTGTAGATCAAGGCAAAGAAATGTAATCCAATATAATGCTACTAGAACACTTATGAGAAGTACAAGAAATCTTAGGCCTTTAAGTGCTGTGAATTATGTAGATGATATACCGTATTTAGAAGAAGTTTTAGATATATACGAAAGAAAAAAATCACCTGCCGATTTCCTATCAGATGACTCAGCTTATTCTTCAGATGAAATGCCAGAAACTGAAAATAATGATCTAAATCAAGTTTACTTAGTAGATTTTGGACTTGCCTCCAAATTTTTACAGTCCAATGGAGAGCACAAGGAGTTTTCTCCAGATGAAAGAAAAGCACATGCCGGTACAGTTTTATTCTGTTCTAGAGATGCCCATAAAGGTATTCCCTCCCGTAGGTCCGATTTGGAAAGTTTAGCTTACAACATGGTTTATTGGTTGACTGGTACTTTGCCATGGATAGAAGACTTGGAACAACCAGGTGAAGTAGAAAAGAAGAAAATTCGCTGTTTTAGGAACATTAAATGTTTTTTGGATTTgtgttttaataacaattttccccgttttgtcctggaatattttgaatatttagaTAAACTACAGTTCACG GGCTCCCCTGATTATGACTACTGCCGTAACATTTTAAGAAAAGCAATAAAGCTCTATGGCTACAAGCAAGATTCGGTCCTGGACTTTGATAATTTAGAAGGTTGGGGAATCAAGAAAATTACTgcatcaaataaaaaaatagtgacTCACTTCAGTTTCCTAAAAACGAGTCCCCTCCAGCCTCTCAATtccaatattgtttttaaaagacCGAAACTCCGTAAACAGGGCAAGGACGTCAAAATACAAGATAGTATGATGAATTGGTCGAAAATTTTGATAGATCCTGAAAATATAATCAGACAGGCTAGGGATAGGACAACGACAGAAGGCAGTGACCCAGGAGTTGGTTTAACTTCCTTGGATATAGATAGCATGAATCCCACACAAGAAAtgcttaatatatttaataaatgcaTGGAAAGGGAAACATCTCCAAGATATAAAACTGAGag TGTCGTTCCTGATAATGTGGAGGGTTATACACCGGCAATGATGAGTGTATATGCCAAAATACTAGAGAGAAAAGAACTCGAAGCTGTGATGGTTAAAAGCAACAATGATCGACAAGTTTCTAATAGAAGAGGATGTAGAAAAGGTGTCAAAAGATCTGAAAAACCCCTAGAAAAAGATGTTGAACCTAAATCTAAACCGAAAG
- the LOC140431583 gene encoding uncharacterized protein isoform X2: MPHYVASGSCQHNNEKYRFLLLPKYKRDLGQILKEKKVFNIKTVTNICIHIIDVLEYIHSKGYVHSDIKASNIMLGNQTKSKVSNQIIHYAKPCRSRQRNVIQYNATRTLMRSTRNLRPLSAVNYVDDIPYLEEVLDIYERKKSPADFLSDDSAYSSDEMPETENNDLNQVYLVDFGLASKFLQSNGEHKEFSPDERKAHAGTVLFCSRDAHKGIPSRRSDLESLAYNMVYWLTGTLPWIEDLEQPGEVEKKKIRCFRNIKCFLDLCFNNNFPRFVLEYFEYLDKLQFTGSPDYDYCRNILRKAIKLYGYKQDSVLDFDNLEGWGIKKITASNKKIVTHFSFLKTSPLQPLNSNIVFKRPKLRKQGKDVKIQDSMMNWSKILIDPENIIRQARDRTTTEGSDPGVGLTSLDIDSMNPTQEMLNIFNKCMERETSPRYKTESVVPDNVEGYTPAMMSVYAKILERKELEAVMVKSNNDRQVSNRRGCRKGVKRSEKPLEKDVEPKSKPKARKKDSSSQKTKKGRSVPTRRYYRLRG; the protein is encoded by the exons ATGCCACATTATGTAGCTTCTGGCTCATGTCAAcataataatgaaaaatatcGCTTCCTTTTATTGCCAAAATATAAAAGAGATCTTGGCCAAATTCttaaagaaaagaaagtgttTAACATAAAAACTGTAACAAACATATGCATACACATTATAGATGTTTTAGAATATATTCATAGTAAGGGTTATGTTCATTCAGATATAAAGGCATCTAATATAATGTTGGGTAACCAAACTAAATCAAAAGTATCAAATCAAATAATACACTATGCCAAACCGTGTAGATCAAGGCAAAGAAATGTAATCCAATATAATGCTACTAGAACACTTATGAGAAGTACAAGAAATCTTAGGCCTTTAAGTGCTGTGAATTATGTAGATGATATACCGTATTTAGAAGAAGTTTTAGATATATACGAAAGAAAAAAATCACCTGCCGATTTCCTATCAGATGACTCAGCTTATTCTTCAGATGAAATGCCAGAAACTGAAAATAATGATCTAAATCAAGTTTACTTAGTAGATTTTGGACTTGCCTCCAAATTTTTACAGTCCAATGGAGAGCACAAGGAGTTTTCTCCAGATGAAAGAAAAGCACATGCCGGTACAGTTTTATTCTGTTCTAGAGATGCCCATAAAGGTATTCCCTCCCGTAGGTCCGATTTGGAAAGTTTAGCTTACAACATGGTTTATTGGTTGACTGGTACTTTGCCATGGATAGAAGACTTGGAACAACCAGGTGAAGTAGAAAAGAAGAAAATTCGCTGTTTTAGGAACATTAAATGTTTTTTGGATTTgtgttttaataacaattttccccgttttgtcctggaatattttgaatatttagaTAAACTACAGTTCACG GGCTCCCCTGATTATGACTACTGCCGTAACATTTTAAGAAAAGCAATAAAGCTCTATGGCTACAAGCAAGATTCGGTCCTGGACTTTGATAATTTAGAAGGTTGGGGAATCAAGAAAATTACTgcatcaaataaaaaaatagtgacTCACTTCAGTTTCCTAAAAACGAGTCCCCTCCAGCCTCTCAATtccaatattgtttttaaaagacCGAAACTCCGTAAACAGGGCAAGGACGTCAAAATACAAGATAGTATGATGAATTGGTCGAAAATTTTGATAGATCCTGAAAATATAATCAGACAGGCTAGGGATAGGACAACGACAGAAGGCAGTGACCCAGGAGTTGGTTTAACTTCCTTGGATATAGATAGCATGAATCCCACACAAGAAAtgcttaatatatttaataaatgcaTGGAAAGGGAAACATCTCCAAGATATAAAACTGAGag TGTCGTTCCTGATAATGTGGAGGGTTATACACCGGCAATGATGAGTGTATATGCCAAAATACTAGAGAGAAAAGAACTCGAAGCTGTGATGGTTAAAAGCAACAATGATCGACAAGTTTCTAATAGAAGAGGATGTAGAAAAGGTGTCAAAAGATCTGAAAAACCCCTAGAAAAAGATGTTGAACCTAAATCTAAACCGAAAG